Proteins from a single region of Nasonia vitripennis strain AsymCx chromosome 5 unlocalized genomic scaffold, Nvit_psr_1.1 chr5_random0006, whole genome shotgun sequence:
- the LOC107981114 gene encoding uncharacterized protein LOC107981114, translating to MQATYQLLLSNSASLVISIAIFAASTPPSGRKRITPSFIGMAASTKMFDYKIEMVDLGNQDEQYICELRQVIPIYMARDENRLHESVIYFASLVSEVEVDAIFGRITAELNTRPCIPLTSLQVKRMWNFMRSQYIKITKFLKRGLVKIQQLDLIDWALYKNLRELAMLI from the exons ATGCAAGCTACTTACCAACTCCTGCTCAGCAACAGTGCATCGCTTGTCATTTCCATCGCAATCTTCGCAGCGTCGACACCTCCCAGTGGAAGGAAACGGATCACCCCGAGTTTTATAGGCATGGCAGCATCTACTAAAATGTTTG ACTACAAAATTGAAATGGTGGACTTGGGGAACCAGGACGAGCAGTACATATGCGAGCTGCGACAAGTGATACCAATTTACATGGCAAGAGATGAGAATCGTCTCCACGAGAGTGTCATTTACTTTGCAAGTCTCGTCTCAGAGGTTGAAGTGGATGCAATTTTTGGCAGAATTACAGCAGAACTGAACACCCGGCCGTGTATTCCACTTACAA GCTTGCAGGTAAAAAGGATGTGGAACTTCATGAGGTCTCAATACATCAAAAtaaccaaatttttaaaaagaggaCTCGTCAAGATCCAGCAGCTTGATTTAATTGACTGGGCCCTCTACAAGAATCTACGAGAGCTTGCCATGCTGATATAG